AAGTAGAGATGTATTGAACCTTTCGATGGCCTGATTGGTGGGCATTCAAGTATACTTCAATCCTATTGCACAACACATCACATCTATCTAGACCACAAATGGGAATTACATCCTTGATATATTATACAGTACTACATTCGACCTGGTCGGATTCTTCCTAGGTCGCTTTGCACAAGCGGCCATCCTCGCTCTCGGTCCACTCGTCAGATCCAACCGCAGTCCTGGCATAGAAGATGTCATTCGGATCATACTTGGCCTTGATACTGCGCAAGGTATTATAGTTGGTGCCATAGAAGACCTCCTTGAAGTTGGGCTGTTGGAAGTTACCCTGTCAAAGCGTTAAGCGAATGTTCAAAAATAATGAAGGGAATAGGAGTGTTTTCATACCTCATTCATATAAGCACCGGACTCAGGAGACAGCGCAGTCAATTTGGGAATAAAATCCTCAGTCATTTGGCGCTGGCGCTCCAACATGAGGGCATCGTTATTCCACTCCCAAGGGGTCGTCAAAGTAGTGTCAATCAGGGCTTCGCGCCAAGCAGGGAGGACTGCGTTGAAGACGTCCCCAGACACCTTGTGGGAGACGTTCAAGCCGACACCGATGAAGGTGCCGCCCGCCTCGGTGATCTCACGGTAAGCAGTCAGCAGGCCGTGGTTGTTGTTCTGAACGACCGATCTTGGGACCAACCAGCCTCCATACTGTGCAGTGCCAACCTCGATGACACCTTGCATATCCTGGAACTGGCTGTAGTAGCTCTCGTATTGCTTGGCAACTGTGGTGTAATTGATGCTGAGCTTGTCGAGGCTATCGGTGAAGGGCTTGAGAAGCGTCACTAACTCAGCGACAGGGATGTTAGGACCGGTGATTGGGGAAATGGAGAAACTGGTGTTAGTGAAGTACCAGACGCTCATAGCACCTGCGTCGACGATAGCTGGCAGCACAGCGTGGAAGGTCTCGACGGTACTGTAGAAGGTATCTTGCGAGATGCCCTCGTTCGTGTAGGTCAGGTTCAGGCCAGAGACGGGAGTTCCGGGGTGCGCCTTCGAGGTCATGGACCAGACGACACCGTAAGTGCCAGCACCACCGCCGCTAAGAGCCCAGAAGATATCGGAGTACTCATTGTCGCGGGTAGCCGTGATGAAGTTTCCTTGGCCATCGATGACCTCCCATTTCAGGACTTGATCGGCGGCCAGGCCGTAGCGGGAGCCGAGTGCGGAGTGACCACCTCCTTGGGTGTAGCCACCGGCAAGACCAACGGTGGGACATTCACCGCCAACGACCTGGTAGCCGGTCTTCTCGGCAAGCTCATATGCTTCATGGCCCTGGACTCCAGCGCCCATGGTGATGGCTTTTCCATTGTAGTGTGTATCATTATAGGAGCCGATTGACAGTTCCTTCAGGTGGTGAGTCCAGATTGCAAGGGCTCCAGCACCAGTGGATCGGCCATTGTAGTCGTGGCCGGTATTGCGAATGACAAGACGGATGTTATGCTGGGTTGCAAACTTCACAGCGTTGGAGATATGAGCTGGGCTGGTGACGTTCACGCTGTACCGTACATAGTTGCCCAGCGTGCAGGGCTTTGAGATGGGGTGGAATGGATCGCAAGCACCCTCAGCAAAGAACGGCGCCATAATCGAGGAAGACGATTCATAGCTGTCAAAAGATATCGTCAATACGTAGCACACGCCGTTAGCATTCTAGTTGGAAAGCCACATACTGCTCCTCGGGAAGTAACCATCCATCCTTCAAGACTGCACAGGTCTCGGAATTGTAGCTCGGGGCATGGCAAGGTGCGCCAAGAGGCACAGTCTTCACTAGCCGGCCATCGATGGTGTCGTTCAATTGAGACCAGTCAGCTTCCGTGGGCCAACATGGGTCATTTGGGAAGCAACGGCAAGCCGCGGAGGCTGAAACCTGAGGTAGAACCGCCAACAGCGAAGCAACGAAGGATGCGCGGAAAAACATGATGGCTTGGCTTGATTTCATGCAAGCGTATCAGCTTCTCTTAAATATTCCGGTCATGGGCGGAATAGATGAGAAACCAGTGGGCTTATTTGCTTACAACACACAACATGGAAGAATCCACACCATTGACGCCGGCAATATACAACACACGGCGTAATGCGGCAATGCATCTTGCCGCTAAGGCAGGTTCTGGCCTTGTTGGCCCTGGAGAACAATCTCCTAGAATGTACAGTGCTCCGGGACTTGTTGGCCCCGACCAACCACATATGGTGCCATTTCCCCACCTGGGAGCATTCTGTAGGCTTTGAATTTTCCGCATAGTTCAACGTGAGACATTCGGATCTTGGACGGTCCGGGCTTGCCGAGTCGCTTCCGACGATATCCACAGAGTGTACCAAGGTTCGACCACATGGCTTGAGGTAATTCTAACCTTGGTTGCCCTAGACCCTGCAGATCTACCTTGCAGATCTACCCATGCCTGCGCTAATGTACATGCAGGTGCttgcttttttcttgttgGTAATACCAATACTAAACATAGCTACTAAAGATTGCTAGCATGCAGCTTgtggcgtttttttttattttaatTTGATGTATGCATTTGAAAGAATACAGATTTATTACTAGTGGGGGTGATGACTGCATTAGCGTAGTTCTCGGCTGGGCTGGCATGGCAAGGTGCACAGAACcatgttttttttatagGTGCATCCAGGGGTCTCATCACCTTGTTGGGGCTGCTAGATCTATCTTCCTGTTTTCGTTCTTGAACATGagattttcccttctttttctttaaTGCACGATGCAAAATCGTATTCCAGTGGCTTGCTCATACCCCAAGACAAGGGCTACTCCTCCCCCCAAAACACCCTGACAAATTCAAATTGGTACTTTTGGATCCCTGATGTTCTTGTGAGTCTAGCGCTGCAACTTGATTACGCCAATGTAGGCCCCCCCGCTCCCCTCCCCACTATCCTCCCCACTCCCATCCCCACTTGAATTATATTAATGGTTATGCACACAGGGTATAGCACCCGCGATCCCGTGcaacatactccgtagtaaTTATTATGAATAAGAATACTAAATACCCTTTCGGAAGCTGCCAGCTTCCTTGCCTGTGAAAATGAACAAGTCATGGGCTGGGTAAATAATCTCCACGAGACCGATCCAAACAGCGATATTTCTCGAGTGATCACGATCTGCTTGGTGTGCTCAATTCTAGCATTCTTGGCTGTGTGTCTGCGGTTTTATGTCCGAATAAGTAGCAAACGCTTTCCATGGATTGACGACTATGCGGCACTAGCGAGCTCACTTTTGACGTTGGCATATGCGGGAATCGCTGTGGCTCGTGAGTCAATTCATTTTTCAGTGAAGGTTGACTACAGAACTAATGAAAAGGTTATTTTAGAGACACGATGGGGCCAAGGACTCAGCGCCGCCTATTTTCCAAAGGAAAATGTCATTCCTTTTAGTAGGGTGCGCATATCAAGACCAACACTGTACGGACTCGAGCCTGACACTAATCTTGGTCCATAGATCCAATATACTGGCGGCCCGATCTACTGTCTCGCTGTCCTCGGCTTCAAAGTCGCCTTGTTGGCCTCCTACCTACGCATTGCGGGGATAATCAAGCGATATCGAAAAATCATCATTGGCGCCATCGTTGTGTGTGTCGTTAACCAAGTGATTTTCGCCTTGATCATATCAATCTCCTGCATACCGGTCAGCTTCACCTTCTCCAGCACAAATTGATTGGGGAAAACAGGGTCTCTGACATCGAACAGGTCGCTAAACAATGGGATACATCTATTGCGGGGCATTGTATCCATACAATCCCATTCTACTTTGCCCTTGGAGGCACAAGCATCGTGTTAGACCTGATAGTCATAGCACTACCTCTGCCAGTTCTTTGGAAACTCCAGCTCCACCCCAAACAAAAAGCGCTCTTGGTTTGTCTATTTGCTCTCGGCTTCTTCGTGACTGTGATCCAGATCATCCGCATCCACACTGTCTGGGACTTGAAAACCTACACCGACAGCAAGAATATCGTGATCTGGTCTTGTGTGGAgatcagcttgggagtagGTTGAGCTTTACCATTTCTTAAAGGTTTTTTCTTCAAATCCAAGGAATTCTAACGAAAGAAAAATCTCTAGGTTATCATCGCCTGTGTTCCCACATACGGGCCTCTGTTTAAATCCTTCGCTTCCAATTTAAACTCGTACCGAAATCGTGAGACTTCGCGTGGTTATGCACTTGATTCTGTTCGCCAAAGCACGGGGGCAAGAACCGGGCTTGGGCGCAGCAAGAGCGATTTCGAGCCTATGGATGACTCCGAGGGGCAGCAGAGTACTGATATTCGATATGGGGCGCAAACGAATGATGGGAGCAGTGAGGAGCATATATTATCGGAAATGGAAAACTTGAAAGTGTATGTGACTTCGGAGTTCACAGCTAAGTCTGGCGCTGCCCGTTGATCTGGCGTTGGGGTTTGGCGCTACAGGACTTTGGGGCCTTTGGAAAACTAAAATTGGGAGTACATCTATTTGATACCAACACATATTTCTGGAGAATTTCGATTAGACATGCACGGTGGCAACAATCATGTGCAATAGTTATCTCTTATAGGTTTGTATCATAGATATCAGGGCGAGAAAATGATTGATCAAGATCTCCCTTCATATGCAGTAGGAAAATTTCGCGAAGTTGCCTTGTTGTTATCACAGCAATGAGATTGAAGTCTATAAGCAGCTAGTATAGCTAGTAACAACACATCAACctggcaaaaaaaaagcttttTGTAAACGAAAAACGAAAAGTCCAAATAAAAAACACAAATTGGGGGAATCATATGAACAGGTATCATGAAACATGGAACGGGTTTAAAGCTTGCGCCTGAGTTCAGTCATATTCAAGGCACCGATGATGATGGTTCGATGCCAGAGTGGTGAGATTGGGACGGAAGCAGACACAATCGAGAAATCTAGAGGGGATGTGTGGGTGATGAGATCGGAGCAAAGATTGAGATGAACTGCATGCAAAGGCCTGCAATAGGTCTCTGATGCTATCAGTGTACAGTATTGGAACCGAACAAGGTAAGGCTTGGGCATTTTCACAGCGATGGGTCTGTCTTCCATGTACCTGATATCAAGATGGTTGTATGTTAGTACTATGTACTATGTCCACATAAAGCCAAATGAACGTGTCAAAGATAAAGACGTACCTCCGAAATTGTGCTTCACAAAAGCCATCGGATCATCCGTATCCCCCGCACCCATTTGCCCCACACCGGGACTGAAGCTGGTAATGGGCAGAACAACCACATCTCCAACCTTGCGATGTGTGGTCTGGTGGCTGAAGTCCTCGTAGGTGATGTTTTTATCACCAGGCTGGATGTTGAAGTATATCGGGTTGTTGAAGTAGCGGAAGATGGAATCTGTCCAGGCTCCAGGCCCCGTGAATTCCATAATAGTCTTATCCATCTTACCAACCTTGAGGATGCCTGCCCTTTTCATTCGCAAAGCATGTTCGGTGATATAAGCCACCATATCACGAAGAATCGGGTGCCCGGGTTTCGACACAATGGTCCACTGACAAAACTGAAGACGGCGCGAATACCAGTCATGCCAATCATCGCGGTCAGGATCAGCCTCAATTCCAACAATAAATCCGATAGTTGATCGATCAAGATGCTCGGGAAGCCACGTGTGCGCGGGTTTGAGTGCCGAAGTGTCGATATCGCTGTATACTCCCCCGCGCGCCAGAAGAACCAAGTACCGGAAGAAATCCGCCTTCATGACGCCGAGCGGCAGCGAATCATATGCCTCAAATACGTCCGGAATTGATCCATAAAGATACCTAATCAGGTGTCGCTGTGTCTCGTCGGGAATTACTTCATGCGTGAACCCGGGGTGCATCTCTGTCCAGCTGGCCTCCGGGCCACGAAGCTCTTCGTCAAACCAGAACGATCCCGGGCTGTATTTCCACGTTTGCCAGATGTATGCGGGAAATCTGTTTTCGATTTCATAGGGGAATTGATACCGGAGACGTTCGCGGAGCGGTGCTGTCGGTGATGCGCCTAGGGGTAGTTGGGCTCGACCTTGCGGTGGTGTGTTCCGTGCTGAATTTCCTATCGCTTCATCCTGTTCTTGTGATATCTTCTTCACCGGTCTGTACCCAGGTGCCCCGGGAACTTCGGGATCTCGGAACGAGCGGAGGATGAGAACAAAAGTGACCACGCAAAGCAGCGCGAGCAGCACCTTGCGCGGGGTTATCATGACAGGCAATGGAGCTAGTACAGTCGGGAGATAATTCACTGGTGTAGCGATAGCCGTAGATTGGGTGAGAGATAGTAATCAATTTCTCCGTGCTTTT
Above is a window of Penicillium digitatum chromosome 2, complete sequence DNA encoding:
- a CDS encoding Alpha-1,6-mannosyltransferase subunit (Och1), putative, giving the protein MITPRKVLLALLCVVTFVLILRSFRDPEVPGAPGYRPVKKISQEQDEAIGNSARNTPPQGRAQLPLGASPTAPLRERLRYQFPYEIENRFPAYIWQTWKYSPGSFWFDEELRGPEASWTEMHPGFTHEVIPDETQRHLIRYLYGSIPDVFEAYDSLPLGVMKADFFRYLVLLARGGVYSDIDTSALKPAHTWLPEHLDRSTIGFIVGIEADPDRDDWHDWYSRRLQFCQWTIVSKPGHPILRDMVAYITEHALRMKRAGILKVGKMDKTIMEFTGPGAWTDSIFRYFNNPIYFNIQPGDKNITYEDFSHQTTHRKVGDVVVLPITSFSPGVGQMGAGDTDDPMAFVKHNFGGTWKTDPSL
- a CDS encoding FAD/FMN-containing isoamyl alcohol oxidase MreA, which produces MFFRASFVASLLAVLPQVSASAACRCFPNDPCWPTEADWSQLNDTIDGRLVKTVPLGAPCHAPSYNSETCAVLKDGWLLPEEHYESSSSIMAPFFAEGACDPFHPISKPCTLGNYVRYSVNVTSPAHISNAVKFATQHNIRLVIRNTGHDYNGRSTGAGALAIWTHHLKELSIGSYNDTHYNGKAITMGAGVQGHEAYELAEKTGYQVVGGECPTVGLAGGYTQGGGHSALGSRYGLAADQVLKWEVIDGQGNFITATRDNEYSDIFWALSGGGAGTYGVVWSMTSKAHPGTPVSGLNLTYTNEGISQDTFYSTVETFHAVLPAIVDAGAMSVWYFTNTSFSISPITGPNIPVAELVTLLKPFTDSLDKLSINYTTVAKQYESYYSQFQDMQGVIEVGTAQYGGWLVPRSVVQNNNHGLLTAYREITEAGGTFIGVGLNVSHKVSGDVFNAVLPAWREALIDTTLTTPWEWNNDALMLERQRQMTEDFIPKLTALSPESGAYMNEGNFQQPNFKEVFYGTNYNTLRSIKAKYDPNDIFYARTAVGSDEWTESEDGRLCKAT
- a CDS encoding Integral membrane protein (Pth11), putative codes for the protein MGWVNNLHETDPNSDISRVITICLVCSILAFLAVCLRFYVRISSKRFPWIDDYAALASSLLTLAYAGIAVAQTRWGQGLSAAYFPKENVIPFSRIQYTGGPIYCLAVLGFKVALLASYLRIAGIIKRYRKIIIGAIVVCVVNQVIFALIISISCIPVAKQWDTSIAGHCIHTIPFYFALGGTSIVLDLIVIALPLPVLWKLQLHPKQKALLVCLFALGFFVTVIQIIRIHTVWDLKTYTDSKNIVIWSCVEISLGVIIACVPTYGPLFKSFASNLNSYRNRETSRGYALDSVRQSTGARTGLGRSKSDFEPMDDSEGQQSTDIRYGAQTNDGSSEEHILSEMENLKVYVTSEFTAKSGAAR